The following are encoded together in the Leptidea sinapis chromosome 29, ilLepSina1.1, whole genome shotgun sequence genome:
- the LOC126973232 gene encoding unextended protein-like: MGLRIEEADKEPKIVDEMIPSVLRETNFKLRLFGEGFTDETIIAFTHVPEDFGTPCHFMVGGEYKIKTAGPDSGLFELVSPKPSDDYKLYICAKPSANVDFVHQGREQWKILAVHDKLLPLWASLILIVILLMLASLFSGLNLGLMALDRTELRIIANTGTEKERKYARAIMPVRSQGNYLLCTILLSNVAVNSTFTVILDDLTSGLVAVIGSTLAIVFIAEITPQAICARHGLLIGAKSIWIMKIVMGICAPLAWPTSKLLDYFLGEEIGTHYNRERLKELVKVTNHVNDLDKEEVNIISGALDLRKKKVSDVMTKLKDCYMLPINSVLDFETMTEIVKSGYSRIPVYEGHRGNIITVLFIKDLAFVDPDDNTPLRTLCQYYQNPCNFVFEDVTLDVMLKQFKEGNKGHMAFVQRIEEGDGDPVYETVGLVTLEDVIEEMIQAEIVDESDVISDNRTKKRLLRPMNKLHDIAAFAGHQHQRVHVSPQLILATFQFLSTSVDPFRPDMISETVLRRLLKQDVIQHIRLRGDEDKNDPKRFVYQEGKAVDYFVLILEGRVEVTVGRENLVFEAGPFTYFGVQALTQNVGLAESPAPSTLGSLQNLNMDSMLRHTFVPDYSVKAIVELYYLTIKRSMYLAAKRATLMEKGVLNKGGTNEQIEPEVDKLLREGDTKLDDIEEKPSPPPATATPAKQFTPSSASFNTNSTFKSRELEPANQEEEKLLKK; the protein is encoded by the exons ATCAAAACGGCAGGACCAGATTCCGGACTCTTTGAGCTGGTCTCTCCAAAACCCAGCGATGACTACAAGCTGTACATCTGCGCGAAGCCCTCAGCCAACGTAGACTTCGTCCACCAGGGTCGAGAGCAATGGAAGATCCTGGCAGTCCACGACAAACTGCTCCCACTATGGGCTTCCTTGATACTAATCGTCATCCTTCTGATGTTGGCGTCCCTCTTCTCCGGTCTTAACCTTGGATTGATGGCTCTAGATAGGACTGAACTCCGCATCATCGCGAATACAGGAACAGAAAAGGAAAGGAAATACGCTAGGGCTATCATGCCCGTCCGATCCCAGGGGAACTATCTCCTGTGCACCATCCTGCTCAGTAATGTGGCTGTGAACAGCACTTTTACTGTAATCCTGGACGATTTGACGTCTGGGCTGGTTGCTGTGATCGGATCCACCCTGGCTATCGTCTTCATTGCCGAGATCACTCCTCAGGCTATTTGCGCCAGACATGGTCTACTGATCGGTGCGAAGAGTATCTGGATTATGAAG ATCGTGATGGGGATCTGTGCCCCGTTGGCTTGGCCCACAAGCAAGCTCCTGGACTATTTCCTAGGCGAAGAGATTGGCACCCACTACAACAGAGAGAGATTGAAGGAGCTTGTCAAG GTAACGAACCACGTGAATGACCTCGATAAAGAAGAAGTGAACATCATCTCTGGAGCCTTGGACCTTCGTAAGAAGAAGGTGTCCGACGTCATGACCAAGCTGAAGGACTGCTACATGCTGCCAATCAACAGTGTCCTGGACTTTGAGACGATGACTGAAATTGTCAAATCTG GCTACTCCCGTATTCCGGTATACGAGGGTCACCGCGGCAATATAATCACAGTGCTCTTCATCAAAGATTTGGCGTTCGTGGATCCTGATGATAATACGCCGCTGCGCACGCTCTGCCAGTACTACCAGAACCCCTGCAACTTCGTCTTCGAAGACGTTACCCTGGATGTCATGCTGAAACAGTTCAAAGAAG GTAACAAAGGCCACATGGCGTTCGTCCAACGTATCGAGGAAGGTGACGGTGACCCGGTGTACGAGACCGTCGGGCTGGTCACCCTGGAGGATGTCATTGAGGAGATGATTCAGGCAGAGATTGTCGACGAGAGTGACGTCATAT CGGACAACCGCACCAAGAAGAGACTTCTCCGTCCGATGAACAAGCTACACGATATCGCAGCCTTTGCAGGCCATCAGCACCAGCGAGTCCACGTCTCTCCGCAGCTTATCCTGGCTACCTTCCAGTTCCTGAGCACCA GTGTTGATCCGTTCCGGCCCGACATGATATCGGAGACAGTGCTGCGTCGTCTGCTGAAGCAGGATGTTATCCAGCACATCAGGCTCCGAGGAGACGAAGACAAGAATGACCCAAAACGGTTCGTCTACCAGGAAGGCAAGGCG GTGGATTACTTCGTGCTGATACTGGAGGGCAGAGTTGAGGTGACAGTGGGAAGAGAGAACCTAGTGTTCGAAGCGGGACCCTTCACCTACTTCGGTGTCCAGGCGCTCACCCAGAACGTTGGACTTG CGGAATCACCAGCTCCGTCGACCCTGGGCTCGTTGCAGAACCTCAACATGGACTCCATGCTGCGTCACACCTTCGTGCCTGACTACTCCGTGAAAGCAATAGTCGAGCTGTACTACCTTACTATTAAAAG ATCCATGTACTTAGCGGCCAAGCGTGCCACTCTGATGGAGAAGGGAGTTTTGAACAAAGGGGGCACCAACGAACAAATTGAACCGGAAGTTGATAAG TTGCTTCGCGAGGGAGACACCAAGCTGGATGACATAGAAGAGAAGCCATCTCCGCCCCCTGCTACTGCTACACCAGCCAAACAG TTTACACCTTCGTCGGCGAGCTTCAACACAAACTCAACATTTAAGTCTCGTGAGTTAGAACCAGCCAATCAGGAAGAGGAGAAATTGCTGAAGAAGTAG